Proteins co-encoded in one Vampirovibrio chlorellavorus genomic window:
- a CDS encoding Bax inhibitor-1 family protein: protein MSLLPNHSKADLTHGYIGLLPEIYLWTLSGLIITVLLAYGITTVLAWLVNPVERIFLHLISFALQIIYGLDLTRRIQFEGVKPVKAGAKFFFFFNCLINACTFSFVYELFNLNFILSFLGLNAFMFAGVASYGFWAKGELSKRIIFLMASFWSGFFLLVFQAYFYNNSFSTVVFCIGALIIAVLTARDVQKIRCFKVNREEGGQVNTNNAVFAALMLHVDLMMCYVWFRDLFDKYYFASLSWTHWPDLPPGRWHTIKD from the coding sequence ATGTCGCTTCTTCCCAATCATTCAAAAGCGGACTTGACCCACGGGTACATCGGGCTTTTGCCAGAAATTTATCTCTGGACGCTTTCCGGATTAATAATCACTGTCCTGCTGGCTTACGGCATTACCACCGTTTTGGCTTGGCTTGTTAATCCTGTGGAGAGGATCTTTCTACACTTGATTTCTTTCGCCTTGCAAATAATATATGGACTGGACTTAACGCGTCGTATACAGTTCGAAGGGGTGAAGCCTGTCAAGGCTGGGGCTAAGTTCTTTTTTTTCTTTAATTGTCTTATTAATGCGTGTACCTTTTCGTTTGTGTATGAGCTTTTCAATCTTAATTTTATCCTTTCTTTTTTGGGCTTAAATGCTTTTATGTTTGCAGGAGTAGCTTCCTATGGATTTTGGGCCAAAGGAGAATTGTCCAAACGGATTATTTTTTTGATGGCAAGTTTTTGGAGTGGGTTCTTTTTGCTGGTGTTCCAGGCGTACTTTTATAACAACTCTTTTTCTACCGTTGTTTTTTGTATCGGTGCTTTAATAATCGCTGTCCTGACGGCCCGGGACGTTCAAAAAATCCGCTGTTTTAAAGTGAACAGGGAAGAGGGGGGACAGGTCAATACCAATAACGCCGTTTTTGCTGCCCTGATGCTGCATGTGGATTTGATGATGTGCTATGTCTGGTTTCGTGACCTGTTTGATAAATATTATTTTGCTTCTCTTTCTTGGACTCATTGGCCTGATTTACCGCCTGGGCGTTGGCATACTATCAAGGATTGA
- a CDS encoding pentapeptide repeat-containing protein: MSNPADPSRNQNEAFKARIFDLIIQQGVEAFNDFRRSQGFSPIDLSGLDFTAKDLTGINFSVADLTGCTFDYAYMNDAVLIMADLSRASCRETDFYMANLEEADLLHCNLQEAKLAGASLMEAVLTGAQANQADFKDADLTRANLQKCQLQDADFSGAILNSTDFRDAEIEWANFEGAQHDASTRWGVKPPAFLQSHPLPE, from the coding sequence ATGAGCAATCCTGCCGATCCATCTCGCAATCAAAACGAAGCCTTCAAGGCCCGTATTTTTGACCTGATCATTCAGCAAGGCGTGGAGGCCTTCAATGATTTCCGTCGCTCTCAGGGCTTCAGCCCCATCGATCTCTCCGGGTTGGATTTTACGGCCAAGGACCTGACCGGGATTAATTTTAGTGTGGCCGACCTGACTGGTTGCACCTTCGATTACGCCTACATGAACGACGCCGTGCTGATTATGGCCGACCTATCCCGTGCATCCTGCCGGGAAACGGATTTTTACATGGCCAATCTGGAAGAGGCCGATTTGCTGCACTGCAATTTACAGGAAGCCAAGCTGGCCGGGGCCTCCCTGATGGAGGCTGTCTTGACCGGGGCGCAAGCCAATCAGGCCGACTTTAAAGACGCAGACCTGACCCGGGCCAATTTGCAAAAGTGCCAATTGCAGGATGCCGATTTTTCCGGCGCCATTTTAAACAGCACCGACTTTCGGGACGCTGAAATTGAGTGGGCCAATTTCGAGGGGGCCCAACACGACGCCTCGACCCGCTGGGGTGTCAAACCACCGGCTTTTTTGCAATCTCACCCACTGCCCGAATGA
- the speB gene encoding agmatinase — MLSGPFIPRSWMGACDTFEEADWVLVGLPYDGTTSFRPGTRFGPEAIRNASWGLETYSPIQHAELSQVRYFDAGELEFPQGNRDEILAIIRQNARETLSAGKRWLGLGGEHLVTFPAIEAYVEKYPDLAVLHFDAHADLRDDYLGEKLSHATVLRRVTELIGPERLVQIGIRSGPREEFEWMRQNGTLLEKPEDLARGLQRLQGRPVFLTIDLDVLDPSILCGTGTPEPGGMSFSTFMDWLLPFAGLNFVGADVVELSPHYDASGVSNVVAAKVVREVLLLGTPESRI, encoded by the coding sequence ATGCTGAGCGGGCCGTTTATCCCTCGCAGCTGGATGGGCGCTTGCGATACGTTTGAAGAGGCCGACTGGGTGCTGGTGGGCCTGCCCTACGATGGCACCACCTCCTTCCGGCCCGGCACCCGCTTTGGCCCGGAGGCCATTCGCAACGCCAGCTGGGGACTGGAAACCTACTCCCCTATCCAGCATGCGGAATTGAGCCAGGTGCGTTATTTCGATGCGGGCGAGCTGGAATTTCCCCAGGGCAACCGGGATGAGATTCTGGCCATCATTCGGCAGAACGCCAGAGAGACACTGTCCGCGGGCAAGCGCTGGCTGGGCCTGGGCGGGGAGCATCTGGTGACCTTCCCGGCCATTGAGGCCTACGTGGAAAAATACCCGGATCTGGCGGTATTACACTTTGACGCCCACGCCGACCTGCGGGATGACTACCTGGGCGAAAAACTCTCTCACGCCACGGTGCTGCGCCGGGTGACCGAGCTGATTGGCCCGGAACGGCTGGTGCAAATCGGCATTCGCTCCGGCCCCAGGGAAGAATTTGAGTGGATGCGCCAGAACGGCACCCTGCTGGAAAAACCGGAAGACCTTGCCCGTGGCTTGCAACGCCTGCAAGGCCGGCCCGTCTTTTTAACCATCGATCTGGACGTGCTGGACCCCTCCATTTTGTGTGGCACCGGCACCCCGGAACCCGGCGGGATGAGCTTCAGCACCTTTATGGACTGGCTACTGCCCTTTGCCGGGCTGAATTTCGTGGGCGCCGACGTGGTGGAACTCTCTCCCCACTACGATGCCTCAGGCGTGTCCAATGTGGTGGCGGCCAAAGTGGTGCGAGAAGTCTTGCTGCTGGGCACCCCGGAATCCCGGATTTAA
- the speE gene encoding polyamine aminopropyltransferase gives MDLWVRERFQDRTELGYKVTQVLHHSVSDFQEVDVVDTVALGRMLFLDGMVMTSERDEFIYHEMIAHIPMLAHPNPKTVLVIGGGDGGTIREVLKHPSVERAVLCEIDGEVIEVCKKYLPSIAGKLDDPKVEIEVRDGAAYIAEHPNTFDVILIDSTDPIGPGEKLFTKEFYTHVLAALTENGIMACQSESPVAVPDECVRINRLLKSVFPYVQPYTACIPSYPGGQWTWSFCSKGLKPLDQINESVAAELETHCRFYNREIHKTVFVLPNYVKAVFAGEPAGVAS, from the coding sequence ATGGATTTATGGGTGCGGGAGCGATTTCAGGATCGTACCGAGCTGGGTTATAAGGTGACTCAGGTTTTACACCACTCCGTGTCCGATTTTCAGGAAGTGGACGTGGTCGACACGGTGGCCCTGGGGCGCATGCTCTTTCTGGATGGCATGGTCATGACCTCCGAGCGGGATGAATTCATCTATCACGAGATGATCGCCCACATCCCCATGCTGGCCCACCCCAACCCCAAGACCGTTTTGGTCATTGGCGGCGGCGATGGCGGCACCATTCGGGAAGTGCTGAAGCACCCCTCCGTGGAGCGGGCCGTGCTGTGCGAAATTGACGGCGAAGTGATTGAAGTCTGCAAGAAATACCTGCCCTCCATCGCCGGGAAACTGGATGATCCCAAGGTGGAAATTGAAGTGCGGGACGGGGCGGCCTACATCGCCGAGCATCCCAATACCTTCGATGTCATCCTGATCGACTCCACCGACCCCATTGGCCCCGGTGAGAAGCTATTCACCAAAGAGTTTTACACCCACGTGCTGGCCGCCCTGACCGAGAACGGTATTATGGCCTGCCAAAGTGAATCCCCGGTGGCCGTGCCCGATGAGTGCGTTCGCATCAACCGCCTGCTGAAGTCCGTCTTCCCCTATGTGCAACCTTACACCGCCTGCATTCCCTCCTATCCCGGTGGGCAGTGGACCTGGAGCTTCTGCTCCAAAGGGCTGAAGCCGTTGGATCAGATTAACGAATCGGTGGCCGCCGAGCTGGAAACGCATTGCCGCTTCTACAACCGGGAGATTCACAAAACCGTATTCGTGCTGCCCAACTACGTAAAAGCGGTTTTCGCCGGGGAACCGGCGGGAGTGGCGAGCTGA
- the speD gene encoding S-adenosylmethionine decarboxylase: MTMVRSEFGPHLMLDCRGCNLEKISNLEFVFKFLNELPDRIGMTKITQPYVFPYEGLIPEDKGITGTVIIAESHITFHSFIDKDYFFFDVFSCKHFDVDAVAKIVTETFEVKHVDRHEATRGLDFPRSLEERVPLVGATV; this comes from the coding sequence ATGACTATGGTACGTTCTGAATTCGGCCCTCACCTGATGCTGGATTGTCGTGGCTGCAACCTGGAAAAGATCAGCAACCTGGAGTTTGTCTTCAAATTCCTGAACGAGTTGCCGGATCGCATTGGCATGACCAAGATCACCCAGCCCTACGTGTTCCCTTACGAAGGTCTGATCCCGGAAGACAAAGGTATCACCGGCACGGTCATCATCGCCGAGTCCCACATCACCTTTCACTCCTTTATCGACAAGGACTACTTCTTCTTTGACGTGTTCAGCTGCAAGCACTTTGACGTGGACGCTGTGGCCAAAATCGTCACCGAGACCTTTGAAGTCAAACACGTGGATCGCCACGAAGCCACCCGAGGACTGGACTTCCCCCGAAGTCTGGAAGAAAGGGTTCCCCTGGTCGGCGCAACCGTTTAA
- the speD gene encoding adenosylmethionine decarboxylase yields the protein MGRHLLAEFYDCNPNILNNLQLVQEAMLSAATACGATVVDSKFHHFSPYGVSGAVIISESHLAIHTWPEYGYAAVDLFTCGTACDPRMAYEHLQEKFKSGSAYCSELKRGLINLTTQKMIESPFQLEAQSSTTTAAPHVVGSQQLAQPQEV from the coding sequence CTGGGACGACACCTTTTGGCAGAGTTTTATGACTGCAACCCCAACATCCTGAATAACCTGCAACTTGTACAAGAGGCCATGTTGAGTGCCGCCACAGCCTGTGGTGCCACTGTGGTCGATTCCAAGTTCCATCACTTTAGCCCCTATGGCGTGAGTGGTGCGGTCATCATCTCCGAGTCGCACCTGGCCATCCATACCTGGCCAGAGTATGGCTACGCTGCCGTTGACCTGTTCACTTGCGGGACAGCCTGCGACCCACGGATGGCCTACGAGCATCTTCAGGAGAAGTTCAAGTCCGGCTCGGCCTACTGCTCTGAACTGAAGCGGGGCCTGATTAACCTGACGACCCAGAAAATGATTGAATCCCCTTTCCAGTTAGAGGCCCAAAGTTCCACCACCACTGCGGCGCCCCACGTTGTCGGTTCCCAACAATTAGCACAGCCTCAGGAGGTTTAA
- a CDS encoding glycosyltransferase family 2 protein, with product MSKASQKISLLIPVYNEVDSLETLLERVESVDFCGLEKELVIVDDGSEDGTRDILRGLETTKPDYRIIYHTQNMGKGAALRTAIDVASGDIVAIQDADLEYNPSDYPPLVRMIVEDEADVVYGSRLTNGDSRESFAGLHYLGNKLLTLVTNVLYQTHITDMETCYKVFRADVIKNIKIRSNRFDFEPEITAKVLKKKCRIAEAPISYQGRDFHEGKKITWVDGLWALKALIKFRFTD from the coding sequence ATGAGCAAAGCGAGTCAGAAAATCAGTCTGTTAATTCCAGTCTATAACGAGGTGGACTCTCTGGAAACCTTGCTGGAGCGGGTGGAATCCGTGGATTTTTGTGGTCTGGAGAAGGAGCTGGTCATCGTGGATGATGGCTCAGAGGACGGTACCCGGGACATTTTAAGGGGACTGGAGACCACCAAGCCGGATTACCGCATTATTTACCACACCCAGAACATGGGCAAAGGGGCCGCCCTGCGAACCGCCATTGACGTGGCCTCCGGGGACATCGTGGCCATTCAGGACGCCGATCTGGAGTACAACCCCAGTGATTATCCGCCGCTGGTGCGCATGATTGTAGAGGACGAGGCCGATGTGGTTTATGGCAGTCGCCTCACGAACGGGGATTCCCGGGAGTCCTTTGCCGGATTGCACTATTTGGGTAACAAACTGCTGACGCTGGTTACCAATGTGTTGTATCAGACCCACATTACGGACATGGAGACCTGCTACAAGGTGTTCCGGGCCGATGTGATCAAGAACATCAAAATCCGCTCCAACCGCTTCGACTTTGAACCGGAGATTACGGCCAAGGTGCTGAAGAAGAAGTGCCGGATTGCCGAAGCCCCCATCTCTTATCAGGGCCGGGACTTCCATGAGGGCAAGAAGATCACCTGGGTGGATGGCCTGTGGGCGCTGAAGGCTTTGATCAAGTTTCGCTTTACAGACTAG
- the guaD gene encoding guanine deaminase, which produces MTLPPINTSQLVSRAYRGAILHALAKDELVYLADGVLLVDAQGMITACGPWLEWQEALAGVAVIRCLANQLIVPGFVDTHVHLPQMAVAGCQAPSLLEWLDTHIFAEEARFADADYARTISEWFLSELLANGTTLANVFLTSHPGASQIAFETAARLGNRVVMGQTLMDKQAPDSLLRPAAQLLQETESLCRQWHGANDGRIQYAWVPRFALTSSEELMSGLGELRRQYPEVYLHTHLSEQLGEIAAVKAQFPWASDYTEVYERFGLLGTRTVLAHGIHLCDGELTRLKALDASLAHCPSSNFFLKSGRFRLMEVLRRQLRLGLGSDVGAGPTLSLLTVMKDAQYMQADTLVPLATLFYLATLGGAEALHQGHRLGNFEPGKEADFVVLDFPATPVSHDKPSVQSPGTSEALLSRLVYQGHQQWISETYIRGQRVYQRAPIVQN; this is translated from the coding sequence GTGACATTACCCCCTATCAATACCAGTCAGCTTGTTTCCCGGGCCTATCGAGGGGCCATTTTGCACGCCTTGGCAAAGGATGAGCTGGTTTATCTGGCGGATGGGGTTCTGCTGGTCGACGCTCAGGGGATGATTACGGCCTGTGGGCCTTGGCTTGAGTGGCAAGAGGCGCTGGCCGGGGTGGCGGTGATTCGCTGTTTGGCGAACCAGCTGATTGTCCCCGGGTTTGTGGATACCCATGTGCATTTGCCGCAGATGGCCGTGGCCGGTTGTCAGGCCCCCAGTTTGCTCGAATGGCTGGACACCCATATTTTTGCCGAGGAGGCCCGCTTTGCGGATGCGGACTACGCCCGGACGATCAGTGAGTGGTTTTTAAGCGAATTGTTGGCCAATGGCACCACCCTGGCCAACGTATTCCTGACGTCTCACCCCGGGGCCAGCCAGATTGCCTTTGAAACGGCTGCCCGATTGGGGAACCGGGTGGTCATGGGACAGACCCTGATGGACAAGCAAGCCCCGGATTCTCTGCTGCGCCCGGCGGCCCAGTTGTTACAGGAGACGGAAAGCCTGTGCCGGCAATGGCACGGGGCCAATGACGGGCGGATACAATACGCCTGGGTGCCCCGCTTTGCCCTGACCAGCTCCGAGGAATTGATGAGCGGCCTGGGGGAATTACGTCGCCAGTATCCAGAAGTTTATCTGCACACGCATTTGTCGGAACAACTGGGCGAGATTGCGGCGGTCAAAGCGCAGTTCCCCTGGGCCAGCGATTACACCGAGGTTTATGAGCGCTTCGGCTTGCTGGGAACCCGCACTGTACTGGCCCACGGCATACACCTGTGTGATGGGGAACTGACTCGACTCAAGGCCTTGGATGCCTCGTTGGCGCATTGTCCCAGCTCCAACTTTTTCCTCAAAAGCGGTCGGTTCCGGCTGATGGAGGTTTTGCGGCGACAGTTGCGTTTGGGGCTGGGTTCCGATGTGGGTGCCGGGCCAACGCTTTCTCTGCTCACGGTCATGAAGGACGCCCAGTACATGCAGGCCGACACCCTGGTGCCGCTGGCCACCCTGTTTTACTTGGCTACCTTGGGCGGGGCGGAGGCTTTGCATCAGGGGCACCGTCTGGGTAATTTCGAACCCGGAAAAGAGGCTGATTTTGTGGTGCTGGACTTTCCGGCCACACCGGTTTCTCATGACAAGCCGTCGGTTCAATCCCCCGGGACTTCAGAGGCGCTTCTGTCCCGGTTGGTGTACCAAGGGCACCAACAATGGATTTCAGAGACGTATATCCGGGGGCAACGGGTTTATCAGCGAGCGCCGATTGTTCAGAACTAG